AGCATCCCAGTGACCACTGCGAACCCAGTGAGAATCATGGCCACCTTGGGGATGCGGTTCTGCGGGGAGCTTAGCTCATGGGGCAGGATCTCCATGAAGGTGATATACATAAAGGTGCCAGACGCCAGGCCTTCTAAGGTGGACCTGGCCAGCTGGTGCTGGGGGGATGACTTGGTCTCGGTGAGGGCAATGCCCAGCCCAATGCCGATTGGGGACATGAGGGCAAAGAGCAGGAGGCAACCTACCACGGCTGCCCGCCGCAGCTTGCCCTGGGCCAGCTTTAGGGCTAAACTGAAAGAGATGATGCTCTTGTGGAGGAGTAGAGCAACACAGATCTCCAGCACCTCTTGACTGTCCTCCTGTaaccccacagccagaccctcgaACACTGAGTGCAGAGATAAGGAAAATACTAGAATGAAGGCCCGGATGGCCGAGGTGGAGTTAAAGTCCACATGGAAGTGGGCATCCTCTCCCCCTAATTCCTCCCTACCATGGGAGTGGTGGGAGTGTCTCCGGCCATCTCTGTCATGTGACTGGACGCTGGAGTCCACCAATAGTGCGCGTCTTTCTTCAGAGTGGCCCGCCGATCGGTCTCTGAGGGCCAAGACTATTTGCTCCAGCACCAGGACCAAGAAGAATCCCATGGCTATGATAAACTCAGGTAGAGGGAACTGAAGCTGGAAGGGGTAGATAGACAAGAGGATAACACACACTATAAGTTACTTGGAAGAACTAACTACCGCAAAGATAGCCTAATCAGTCAGATTAAGCTGACAAgtgtaacatttaaaaaatctatTAAAAAAAAGGTGTCTGCGAACAGAAATTGATGAGTCTACACAAAGTCATTCATCTATATTTTTCTCAGCATTCAAATTTGACAAAGATTAAAAATGTAATTCTGACATCAAGTAATACAGGGCAGGCCAAGATAACGCTGTGCTTCCTAAATACTAATCAGATGTGAAATGACTAACCGAAGGGCAGGAACCAAAAAAAGACACCGCTAATGGGGACTTCCCCAAATTCTTACTGTGATGCCCAGGCTACTAAATGCTTCATTGATCCCAGATAGGTAGTCAGGCACCAGGTCCAGGAGGCAAGTAGCAAAGAACACTCCTCCAGCAAAGCAGCTCACCAAGCTCACTACCTTGTGACGCGTTTCTGTGGAATACAATAGACCCAACTCAGCCACAAATGTGTCAGCCAGTCATGCAAGTCTATTGAAAGGCTCTACAACAAGTACGGTCAATGTTTTAACCTGTTGGTCTTCATCTGGTCTCCATGGAAAAAAATATACAGATTTGACAACATCTGGGAACAGATTACACAAAAGTGAGTAGGTATGTCTTCCTTTTACTAATTTACCTGCACTGTATTATTCAGCCCTGTGCAACGTTATCGGATGTGCATGGAAGTTGAACCCACTTACATGCTACTGTCTTTACATGGATTTGGGGGTCTTTCTGTTTTGTGTAGGGTTTGTGAAAGGAAGGAACACATAGGAGTCAACTAGTAAGTTTACACCCAGGATCTCTTTTCGGATAAATCCgtttgaattcaatcactttttgacagcattCCTTTTGATTTAAACAAAACTTTCCTACATGTTTTCCCAtggaagaagtggtcagaaagtgaccTCAATcccaaaacattcaggagataagTGCTCAaaatgtcttcatcactggaaaaagTAAACGGTTCAGTTTGATGccatttaaaagcttacaaaacAGGGTTATCAAACTACTTAATCAATCATTTATTGAAAAGAAAAATATTGAAAAAATAATCTTCATGTTCACatacataaaatacattttgatctgtttcacacttttttggttactacatgattccatgtgttatttcatagttttgatgtcttcattatttttctacaatgtagaacatttaaaaattaaaataaaaccctggaatgagtaggtgtttccaaacttttgactggtactgtatgttgtagCTTAGACCATATTTTTACATCTGAGGTTTGTGTGTTGTGCCCGTCATCGGTTGAGACgcaacatgctcttgaatacagggtgggtgtcatttcaatcatagaAATATATTTCATAGAATGGACCTAACCCTTCAGACCTCTGCAATTTAGCTGGTACACCATTGGCATTTTAATTTAAATGACATTTGTACTTCTAATTACTAACAAAGATTTCTGCTGGTCCACCCATTGTCAAATGTCAATTTAAATGGTCATGTCTATTCTATGATCTATATTTCAAAAGGTTTCCTATGGAGGATTGACAATATAATATAAAACTACTGATATGTaatatgtaatgtaatgaaacctaagatgacctgggttactaatgtaagaaataacacgtaaaaaaaaactgcACAGTTTCCGAGGAGCGCGAAGCGAGATGGTTCAAAAAACATGTTCATAAGCTTTTAAATATGTAAATCTCAACTGTTTTTATCTTTTCCCGTGATGAAGagatggatgtctcatggtatggtgtGTATGCAAAATAGGTCAACTGAGTACTTTTTATGTCTTGACTATTTTgccattcaggtccaaaaagtaaCTTTCTGAGCACTTCTACAATGGGAAAAAAATGTAAGGCAGGTTCTATTAAATTCAAAAGGGGTACTGTCAAATTTTTATTTAATGCAAATGGTTTTACCTTTAAATCACATTCTCAAAATTCATTCTGATCTAAAGTACCACTTACCTGGGTCTACATTGCACCTCCCTGCCCCCCTGACTAAGCACAAAGGGGCGAAGCCACAGACCAGTGTGATGGAGAAAAGAACAACCAGTGCTCCCAGCTTTACCTCCAGGCCAGGGACATAAGCTGGGTTCATCTGCACTTCAGATGGCCACCCGGAGAGGGCAACAGAAGATCCTTTTCTAAGAGCCATCTCTGCACTCCCTGCTTCTCTTTCACTCCTGAGTAGCTCTCAGACTACCTCCATTGGCTTACAGTCGAATGGGGAGGGGTAGACCACCTGCATCAGAGAAGTTTGAGTAACATTTGCCTACATTCAAATCAAGTCAAGACAAATAAACGCAGTTTGACATTtattgcatacattttcatagtgCCCATGGTTTAGGGTGAGAGACTTCTGTGACAATGTCACATTGTAGCATCTGCTCTGGGATCTTGGCAAACAAATAACATGAATtcccagatacagtatgtgaaaggATAGAAAACGTAGTTTGTGAAGGAAAGGGGGGCATAGAAAGCATGTGACTGATCTAACATCAGATAATATTAAATTGCTTTACCGGGACTGTTATAATATCCTGTACAGCTGTTTAGAAAGTTAAAAACTATCGCTAGTCCATaaaaagttttaaacaatatGACTAAACGTATAGCTTTCTGCCTATGGCGTCTCTCACATTACAAATAGCAAGCAATAAATAATGTACTACCTTCTGTCGTATTCTCTCATAAAAGGACAGCCTTGGTGAGCAGCTTGTATTGGCACAGACTTAATAACAAGTGGGGAAAAGGCAGCAAAATTACATTACTGCTATGCCAAAAAACTGCACTCTGTACGGGAAGTGATGATTCAACTGATCAGAATGAGGCTGGGACGACCTCGAGGGAGGGGCATATCCCGGATTCATCAACGCTCAGTGAAATCTGATCTCGAGTCAGATCTGCGTTTTAGCTGTCGATAGTTCATCTCAAGATTGGGGGTCCGCTAAACAGGTCATTTATCAGTTGTTTCGGAGCAACTTCGAACTATCGCGGTCTATTCATTCGTGGACTTTTGATACAAGAAATGATGTACATTGTATCACTTATTAAATCACACACAATTGCAACAGATGAAGGATTGAGGGGACATCATGTGCCATCTCTAGACTTTGTATCATTCCAGTAAATGTGCGAAATATGACAATTGCATGCGTTCCAGTACCACAACTCTGCTGCATTCCCTAACCTAGTAGGCTACATACTAGCTAAGCATTTACCGTCAGGCAATGTAATTTGGACGTAGTTTTTTCTGGTCCTGtggtatttatatattttttttttgttgcgGTCCGGACTGGCCTTGATTTCAACGTCAACAGACGGCTATGATCGGTTTAGATTTGATCTGGTCCAGGCTGGCATTGATTTGGCTACATACAGAGTTCTATGATTGGTCCGATAGGACCAAGAACCGAGTTTGTTGTTTGCTacactggtgtcagaagtgggatgacAGCCATGACCATGAAACATGACGAGTAGCCTAAGAAAAATGTTGGAATCTCTTTCTACTAACCCAAAATTCCACTGATCCTGCTTTTAGATTTGTGGGAAGTACTGTAGTGAACGAGTATAGGCCTACACTTCCCAACCATGTAGTGAACGAGTATAGGCCTACACTTCCCAACCAAGTATTTACAGACGTTGATGtctttaaaaacaaaaacattttttaatagTGATCTGTACTGTACCCTGCTTTACTCTAATCTACTCTACCTGTACTCTATTGAATAAAACGTGACTGTCCTGTACCGGGCCATACCGTACTGTGCTAAACTGCCATACTCTAATGTGATGTTTAAACTTGTTAAACATACTGGCCGAGCGTACCACCCTCGGTAGAGCCTTGAGGTCAGCGACTGTGGAGTAGCCATACCAGGCTGTGGTGCAGGGTCGAGTGTGTCAGGGACGGAGGAGGTGATGTGGtctttgactagcctctcaaagcgtGAGTGCTACGGATTGGGATGATAGTGGACATTTTAAAGCAGGAGGGGATAACGGCCTAAGCTGGAGAGATGAAAATGTCTGAAAACACATCAGCTCTGAGGTTGCGgctcgggatgccgtctgggccggcagccttgcgagggttaacacgtttgaaTGACTTACATATGTCCTCTGTGGAGACCTAAGCATGTAGCCTCCTTGGGGCTCTCCTTGGCAGATCAGAGTCGTTAACGCTCGAAGTGTGAGAGAaaggtgtacagtgccttgcaaaagtattcatccccttggcgtttttcctattttgttgcattacatcctgtaatttaaatggatttaaaTTCGGATAGTCCACATTGGTGAAGTGAAacgaaaaaaataacttgtttaaaaaaaaattaaacggaaaagtggtgcatgcatatgtattcccccactttgctatgaagcccctaaataagatctggtgcaaccaattaccttcagaagtcacataatttgttagattgcacacaggtggaccttattcaaagctcatcaccaagctaaggaacctgggactaaacacctccctctgcaactggatcctggacttcctgacagaccgcccccatgtggtgagggtaggtagcaacacatctgccacgctgatcctcaacactggagctccccaggggtgcgtgctcagtcgcctcctgtactccctgttcacccacgactgcatggccaggcacaactccaacaccatcattaagtttgctgatgacacaacagtggtaggcctgatcaacgacaagacagcctatagggatgaggtcagagacctggccgggtggtgccagaataacaacctatccctcaacataaccaagactaaggagatgattgtggactacaggaaaaggaggaccgagcacgctcccattctcaatcgacggggctgtagtggagcaggttgagagcttcaaattccttggtgtccacatcaacaacaaactagatttgTCCAAAAATAccaagttgtgaagagggcacgacaaagcctattccccctcatgaAACtaagaaactaaaaagatttggcatgggtcctgagatcctcaaaaggttctgcaacatcgagagcatcctgaccggttgcatcgctgcctggtacggcaattgctcggcctccgaccgcaaggcacttcagagggtagtgcgtacggcccagtacatcactggggcaaagctgcctgccatccaggacctctacaccaggcagtgtcagaggaaggccctaaaaattgtcaaagaccccagccaccccagtcagactgttctctctactaccgcatggaaAGAGGTAcctgagtgccaagtctaggacaaaaaggcttctcaatagtttaaacccccaagccataagaatcctGAACAGGTGACCAGGtaaccggactatttgcattgtgctcccccccaacccctcttttacgctgttgctactctctgtttatcttatatgcatagtcactttaactatacctacatgtacatactacctcaataagcctgactaacatgtgtctgtatatagccttgctactcttttttcaaatgtgtACTGTTGTACTCAaattttactgttgttttatttctttacttacctacacacacacatacctttttttcacaccattggttagagcctgtaagtaagcatttcactgtaaggtctacacctgttgtattcggcgcacgtgacaaataaactttgatttgtcacatgaacTCAGTagatatacacctgttctgaaaggccccagagtctgtaacaccactaagcaaggggcacaaacaagcaagaggcaccatgaagatcaaggagctctccaaacaggtcaggaacaAAGTTGTGAAGTActgatcagggttgggttataaaaaaatatcagaaactttgaacatcccacagagcaccattaaatccattataaaaaattgaaagaatatggcaccaaaacatacctgccaagagagggccgcccaccaaaacccacggaccaggcaaggagagcgTTAATCAGAGGCAAAAAAGACCAAAGATaagcctgaaggagctgcaaagctccacagcggagattggagtatctgtccacaggaccactttaagctgtacacttcacagagctgggctttatagaagagtggccagaaaaaaagccattgcttaaggAAGAAAATAAGCATACAcctttggtgttcgccaaaaggcatgtgggagactccccaaccAAATGGAAAGtagccggcaggtagcctagtggttagagcgttggacgagtaaccggaaggagctgacaaggtaaaaatctgttgttctgctcctgaacaaggtagttaacccactgtacctaggctgtcattgaaaataagagtttgttcttaactgacttgcctaattaaataaatggAGGAAggtagatgagactaaaattgagcttttgggccatcaaggaaaacgctatgtctggcgcaaacccaacacctctcatcattcggagaacaccatccccaccgtgaaacatggcggtggcagcatgtggggatgtttttcatcagcagggactgggaaactgttgtaatttctgcaaaaggtggctctacaaattattgactttggggggatgaatagttatgcactctCAAGTTGACAGtttttttgacagtttttttttcttgtttgtttcacaataaaacatattttgcatcttaaaagtggtaggcatgttgggtaaatcaaatgatacaaacctccaaaaaatacattttaattccaggttgtaaggcaacaaaacagCTCATCCGGTAGAGCGGCGTTGGTGTCTGACGTGATTGGCTTTCTTTTTGAAATCCATGGATGTTAGAAGCCGCTGCCAGATACGTATTTTGTCAGACCCGCTGAATTGCccctccactttgtccctatactaGTGTCTTGTCATCTTAATCTATCTGTATTGATCATATTTATACTGTTTAACCATACAATTGTGCC
The window above is part of the Oncorhynchus masou masou isolate Uvic2021 chromosome 30, UVic_Omas_1.1, whole genome shotgun sequence genome. Proteins encoded here:
- the LOC135522171 gene encoding zinc transporter ZIP1-like, with the protein product MALRKGSSVALSGWPSEVQMNPAYVPGLEVKLGALVVLFSITLVCGFAPLCLVRGAGRCNVDPETRHKVVSLVSCFAGGVFFATCLLDLVPDYLSGINEAFSSLGITLQFPLPEFIIAMGFFLVLVLEQIVLALRDRSAGHSEERRALLVDSSVQSHDRDGRRHSHHSHGREELGGEDAHFHVDFNSTSAIRAFILVFSLSLHSVFEGLAVGLQEDSQEVLEICVALLLHKSIISFSLALKLAQGKLRRAAVVGCLLLFALMSPIGIGLGIALTETKSSPQHQLARSTLEGLASGTFMYITFMEILPHELSSPQNRIPKVAMILTGFAVVTGMLFIKM